From Streptosporangium album, the proteins below share one genomic window:
- a CDS encoding 3'-5' exonuclease, which yields MGLQRHGTCENGGYMGGLTADPAFLATTFVVIDFEATTPTGYPAQPIEVAALALRYEEGAWTTVGRGTSLIRPPAFAPVTPAVTAQTGLTPEQVKQAPSPAEALGALDRRFTASNRYLLVAQHAATEAKLIHNQREHCPALARVDLLDTIPFAKHLVPGLPNYKLDTLLAHFSIKQPADRHRAAADVDVTAQVFFRLVSAADEDAQLSDLAALVKIAGRTAKCNMPAQDGLFDI from the coding sequence GTGGGCCTGCAACGCCACGGAACCTGCGAGAACGGTGGATACATGGGCGGCTTGACAGCAGACCCCGCCTTCCTGGCGACGACGTTCGTAGTCATCGACTTCGAGGCGACGACCCCCACCGGCTACCCGGCCCAGCCCATCGAGGTCGCCGCTCTCGCACTCCGCTACGAGGAAGGCGCGTGGACAACGGTCGGCAGGGGCACATCTCTCATCCGGCCGCCCGCGTTCGCCCCAGTGACGCCAGCCGTTACGGCCCAAACCGGCCTGACCCCCGAGCAGGTCAAGCAGGCCCCTAGCCCGGCCGAAGCGCTGGGCGCACTGGATCGGCGCTTCACGGCCAGCAACCGGTACCTGCTGGTGGCGCAACACGCCGCCACCGAGGCCAAGCTCATCCACAACCAGCGCGAGCACTGCCCGGCGCTGGCCCGCGTTGACCTTCTTGACACGATCCCGTTTGCCAAACACCTCGTCCCGGGTCTGCCGAACTACAAACTCGACACGCTGCTGGCGCATTTCTCCATCAAGCAGCCGGCGGATCGCCACAGAGCCGCCGCCGACGTCGACGTCACCGCGCAGGTGTTCTTCCGGCTCGTCAGCGCCGCGGACGAGGATGCTCAGCTCAGCGATCTCGCGGCTCTGGTGAAAATCGCGGGGCGCACCGCCAAGTGCAACATGCCCGCCCAAGACGGATTGTTCGACATCTAG
- a CDS encoding mycothiol-dependent nitroreductase Rv2466c family protein, translating into MIKEKSGRDEVPFWFDPLCPWAWITSRWLLEVEQVRPVRADWRIMSLAYLNLVQREGKGLSADYLDLMEKAWGPVRVCAAAAEHSGRGVLGPLYTAIGARLHNQRRRDDPTVITEALTEAGLPDSLAAAATSTEFDQLIRDSHDEAFNDVGLDVGTPVLRIGGTALFGPVITPAPRGEAAGRLWDGLVMVAGTDGFFELKRSRDRKPSFD; encoded by the coding sequence ATGATCAAGGAAAAATCCGGCCGCGACGAGGTCCCATTCTGGTTCGATCCGCTGTGCCCCTGGGCGTGGATCACCTCGCGCTGGCTCCTGGAGGTCGAGCAGGTTCGACCGGTGCGCGCCGATTGGCGGATCATGTCACTGGCCTACCTGAACCTCGTCCAGCGCGAGGGCAAGGGACTCAGCGCCGACTACCTGGACCTGATGGAGAAGGCATGGGGTCCAGTGCGGGTCTGCGCGGCAGCCGCTGAGCACAGTGGCCGCGGCGTCCTCGGACCGCTGTACACCGCCATCGGCGCCCGGCTTCACAACCAAAGACGTCGCGACGATCCCACCGTCATCACCGAAGCTCTCACGGAGGCGGGCCTGCCCGATTCGCTGGCCGCAGCCGCCACGAGCACGGAGTTCGATCAGCTCATCAGAGACTCGCACGACGAGGCGTTCAACGATGTCGGCCTCGATGTCGGGACGCCCGTTCTCCGCATCGGCGGCACGGCCCTGTTCGGCCCCGTGATCACGCCGGCCCCTCGCGGTGAAGCTGCCGGGCGACTCTGGGACGGCCTGGTCATGGTCGCCGGGACGGACGGCTTCTTCGAGCTCAAGCGGAGCCGGGACCGCAAACCGTCCTTCGACTGA
- a CDS encoding NUDIX hydrolase, with product MAISDSDISGALSAYIKRYPDEAALLAEPVQLLSQGGDFASRRNFPMHVTVGALLVRGDDEILLVEHRAYGITLQPGGHLEPTDTTLIDAAVRELAEETGVDPGKVFPASQAPVYIEYGRVPARPEKDEPDHYHLDIGYSFVTPDADVGRIQESEVRGAAWYSLDAAERLVGHRIARAVSAPVRIG from the coding sequence GTGGCGATCAGTGACTCGGACATCTCGGGTGCGCTTTCGGCCTACATCAAGCGCTATCCGGACGAGGCCGCGCTGCTGGCTGAGCCGGTGCAGCTGCTGTCGCAGGGAGGGGATTTCGCCTCGCGGCGGAATTTTCCGATGCACGTGACTGTCGGTGCGCTGCTGGTCCGCGGTGACGACGAGATCCTGCTTGTCGAGCATCGCGCGTACGGGATCACGTTGCAGCCCGGAGGTCACCTTGAGCCGACCGATACCACACTGATCGACGCGGCAGTGCGCGAGTTGGCGGAGGAGACCGGGGTTGATCCCGGCAAGGTCTTCCCAGCGTCGCAGGCCCCCGTTTACATCGAGTACGGCAGGGTTCCGGCACGGCCGGAGAAGGACGAACCGGATCACTACCACCTCGACATCGGGTACTCCTTCGTGACACCGGATGCCGACGTGGGGCGCATCCAGGAGTCCGAGGTGAGGGGCGCCGCCTGGTACTCGCTCGACGCGGCCGAGCGCCTTGTCGGGCACCGCATCGCGCGAGCGGTCAGCGCACCGGTCCGGATCGGTTGA
- the dcd gene encoding dCTP deaminase, with translation MLLSDRDILTAIDAGRVRLDPFDQAMIQPSSVDVRLDRFFRVFENHRYPHIDPAIEQPDLTRLVEPEGDEPFILHPGEFVLGSTYEVISLPDDIAARLEGKSSLGRLGLLTHSTAGFIDPGFSGHVTLELSNVATLPIKLWPGMKIGQIGLFRMSSPAESPYGSAKYGSRYQGQRGPTPSRSFLNFHRTKI, from the coding sequence GTGCTGCTTTCCGACCGAGACATCCTCACCGCAATCGACGCCGGACGCGTCCGGCTGGACCCCTTCGACCAGGCGATGATTCAGCCGTCCAGCGTCGACGTCCGGCTCGACCGGTTCTTCCGGGTGTTCGAGAACCACCGGTACCCGCACATCGACCCAGCAATCGAGCAGCCCGACCTCACCCGGTTGGTGGAGCCCGAGGGCGATGAGCCGTTCATCCTCCACCCGGGGGAGTTCGTCCTGGGGAGCACGTACGAGGTGATCAGCCTGCCCGACGACATCGCGGCCCGGTTGGAAGGCAAGTCCAGCCTCGGGCGCCTCGGCCTGCTCACGCATTCGACGGCCGGGTTCATCGACCCTGGGTTCAGCGGGCACGTGACGTTGGAGCTGTCCAACGTCGCCACGCTCCCGATCAAGCTGTGGCCGGGCATGAAGATCGGGCAGATCGGCCTGTTCCGCATGAGTTCGCCGGCGGAAAGCCCGTACGGATCGGCGAAGTACGGCTCCCGCTACCAGGGCCAACGTGGTCCGACGCCATCGCGGTCGTTCCTCAACTTCCACCGAACCAAGATCTGA
- a CDS encoding tyrosine-type recombinase/integrase, with product MHIRWIFRQYYRDPYDPGTRSLRIKGKRSKERMVYLTASAVGRIEAWLTVRRRDAGGLFPPFTPRGRHIRRDEHGRIGFIDARTVSNVLAARAEQAGLDEVPKAHDFRRTFIGELLDAGVDLATAQALVGHASPATTARYDRRPERVRRTAVDKLATPDAVPLPGAAPRRRTPGA from the coding sequence CTGCATATCCGTTGGATTTTTCGCCAGTACTACCGGGACCCCTACGACCCGGGAACCCGCTCCCTGCGCATCAAGGGCAAGCGGAGCAAGGAGCGGATGGTCTACCTCACGGCCAGTGCGGTCGGCCGGATCGAGGCGTGGCTGACCGTGCGCCGCCGCGATGCGGGCGGCCTGTTCCCGCCATTCACCCCGCGCGGCCGACACATCCGCCGCGACGAGCACGGCCGGATCGGGTTCATCGACGCGCGGACGGTCAGTAACGTGCTCGCCGCCCGCGCCGAGCAGGCCGGGCTGGACGAGGTCCCGAAAGCGCACGACTTCCGGCGCACGTTCATCGGTGAACTGCTCGATGCTGGGGTGGACCTGGCCACCGCGCAGGCCCTCGTCGGGCACGCTTCCCCGGCCACGACGGCGCGGTACGACCGGCGGCCGGAGCGGGTGCGCCGCACAGCCGTCGACAAGCTGGCTACCCCCGACGCGGTGCCCCTGCCGGGTGCCGCCCCGCGCCGCCGGACCCCGGGCGCGTGA
- a CDS encoding TetR/AcrR family transcriptional regulator, which yields MESASQYQEEQRMRADAERNAGKLRAAAAELFQERGLQVPLKEIARRAGVSHGTLYNLFGSREALIDEVVADLAADRLNEVAEHALACADAWEGFVYYIEKVCELQATDPALADVLSGRYPGAERLMALCARASDAATRIIERARQAGTLRPDFTGEDLALTFGAIALLARAGADAAPDAWRRSVTFLLDGLRAEAAHHPLPVGALAPQQVFEVLGRLTGTP from the coding sequence ATGGAATCCGCCAGCCAGTACCAGGAGGAACAGCGGATGCGGGCCGACGCGGAACGAAACGCGGGCAAGCTGCGAGCAGCCGCGGCCGAGCTCTTTCAGGAGCGCGGCCTTCAGGTGCCGCTGAAGGAGATCGCCCGCCGGGCAGGCGTGAGCCACGGCACCCTCTACAACCTCTTCGGCAGCCGTGAGGCGCTGATCGATGAGGTGGTGGCCGACCTGGCGGCGGACCGGCTGAACGAGGTCGCCGAGCATGCCCTGGCCTGCGCGGACGCCTGGGAGGGTTTCGTCTATTACATCGAGAAGGTCTGCGAGCTGCAGGCCACCGATCCCGCGCTCGCCGACGTGCTGAGCGGCCGCTATCCGGGCGCCGAACGCCTCATGGCCCTGTGCGCCCGGGCGAGCGACGCCGCCACGCGGATCATCGAGCGAGCCCGGCAGGCCGGAACTCTGCGTCCGGATTTCACTGGCGAGGACCTCGCGCTCACGTTCGGCGCCATCGCCCTGCTCGCCCGCGCCGGTGCGGACGCCGCCCCCGATGCCTGGCGTCGCAGCGTCACGTTCCTGCTCGACGGACTGCGCGCCGAGGCCGCCCACCACCCGCTCCCCGTCGGCGCCCTGGCACCGCAACAGGTCTTCGAGGTGTTGGGCAGGCTCACCGGCACGCCATAG
- a CDS encoding SDR family NAD(P)-dependent oxidoreductase encodes MSKVIAVFGAGTGLGVSVARRFGREGFRVALVARREGRLDALAAQLADEDIEAAAFAADLAEPAQVPALVAAIRDRFGRIDVVEYGPVPAGQGFTSATRLDAATLEALIPLFLLTPVEVVQAVLPEMTERGDGAFLLTQGFSAVLPSPHFSGPGPVMAAARNYLYSLNGELAGTGVYAGTLAIAAAVARSENAPAKPDAAAFEGIEFPVVDPDDIAECYWDMYTRRDHVEQVYPEFMTPQAETA; translated from the coding sequence ATGTCCAAAGTGATCGCCGTCTTCGGAGCCGGTACCGGGCTCGGCGTCTCGGTGGCCCGCCGTTTCGGGCGCGAAGGCTTCCGCGTGGCCCTGGTGGCCCGCCGCGAGGGCCGGCTGGACGCACTCGCCGCGCAGCTCGCCGACGAGGACATCGAGGCCGCCGCCTTCGCCGCCGATCTGGCCGAGCCCGCTCAGGTCCCCGCGCTGGTCGCCGCCATTCGCGACCGGTTCGGCAGGATCGACGTGGTCGAGTACGGACCGGTCCCCGCTGGTCAGGGCTTCACCTCGGCCACCCGGCTGGACGCGGCCACCCTCGAGGCACTGATCCCGCTGTTCCTGCTCACTCCGGTCGAGGTGGTCCAGGCCGTGCTGCCGGAGATGACCGAGCGCGGAGATGGCGCGTTCCTGCTGACGCAGGGCTTCTCCGCGGTGCTGCCCAGCCCCCACTTCAGCGGCCCGGGCCCGGTGATGGCCGCAGCCCGCAACTACCTGTACTCGCTCAACGGCGAACTGGCGGGCACCGGCGTCTACGCCGGAACGCTCGCCATCGCGGCGGCCGTCGCCCGCAGCGAGAACGCCCCTGCCAAGCCTGACGCCGCGGCGTTCGAGGGTATCGAGTTCCCGGTCGTCGACCCGGACGACATCGCCGAGTGCTACTGGGACATGTACACCCGGCGCGACCACGTCGAGCAGGTCTACCCCGAGTTCATGACCCCACAGGCCGAAACCGCCTGA